A window of bacterium BMS3Abin02 contains these coding sequences:
- the echA8_1 gene encoding putative enoyl-CoA hydratase echA8 produces the protein MEPDQVRLDVDGPIATVTLARPEKRNALGLDLMRSVIETFERVPSEAGVVIMAAEGKVFSAGHDLAEMIDRPDDYYAELFETCGRMMKAVHELRQPVIAKVQGVATAAGCQLVATCDLAIAADTAWFATPGVKIGLFCHTPMVPVSRAVGHKRAMQMLLTGEPIDAATAVDWGLINASVPAEELDDAVADMAQKILRYSKNTVALGKCTYYAQAEMPEDAAYEIAAPVMAANAAGVDAQEGMGAFLEKREPQWNDR, from the coding sequence ATGGAGCCGGACCAAGTCCGCCTGGACGTCGACGGACCAATCGCCACCGTTACGCTCGCACGCCCGGAAAAGCGCAACGCTCTCGGCCTCGATCTGATGCGATCGGTGATCGAGACCTTCGAGCGTGTGCCGTCCGAAGCGGGGGTCGTGATCATGGCAGCGGAAGGCAAGGTTTTCTCTGCAGGTCATGACCTCGCCGAGATGATCGACCGGCCCGACGACTACTACGCCGAGCTGTTCGAGACGTGCGGCCGGATGATGAAGGCGGTCCACGAGTTGCGGCAACCGGTGATCGCCAAGGTGCAGGGCGTCGCTACCGCCGCCGGGTGCCAGCTCGTTGCCACCTGCGACCTGGCCATCGCTGCCGACACCGCATGGTTCGCCACTCCCGGGGTCAAGATCGGGCTGTTCTGCCACACGCCGATGGTGCCGGTGAGCCGGGCGGTCGGCCACAAGCGGGCGATGCAGATGCTGCTCACGGGCGAACCAATCGACGCTGCGACCGCCGTCGACTGGGGCCTCATCAACGCGTCGGTGCCTGCCGAAGAGCTCGATGACGCCGTTGCGGACATGGCGCAGAAGATCCTCCGCTACTCCAAGAACACCGTCGCCTTGGGAAAGTGCACCTACTACGCCCAGGCGGAGATGCCCGAGGATGCCGCGTACGAGATCGCGGCGCCGGTCATGGCCGCCAACGCGGCAGGCGTCGATGCTCAGGAGGGCATGGGCGCATTCCTCGAAAAGCGCGAGCCGCAGTGGAACGATCGATGA
- a CDS encoding long-chain-fatty-acid--CoA ligase, translated as MIPVYRTELTPLSFLERSAIVWPDKVAIVHGDREISYAEMAEHTTKLAQALRASDIEPGDRVAFLCPNIPEMLIAHFAVPLIQAVLVAINTRLSPVEIRDILDHSGAKVLIGDTALLADLAPVVDDLATVSEIFSIDETCTDVSYETTSYGDLLDRGTNDPLPWTVDDEERTISINYTSGTTGQPKGVMYTHRGAYLNALGEIIHSNHSPESVYLWTLPMFHCNGWCTTWGVTAIGGTHVCLRQVEPAQIWSLIDTRKVTHFNAAPTVLIGLANAPEAHPFPQPVTITTAGAPPSPTIIEAMEGLGAKIVHVYGLTETYGPHTVCELQPGFADLDIAERSRFLARQGVSYIIADPTRVVDDDMNDVSKDAATLGEVVMRGNNVMKGYFDASEATEEAFRGGEFHSGDVAVWYPDNYIDLRDRSKDIVISGGENISTIEVERAIASHPAVLECAVVAVPHDKWGERPKGFVVLKDGRQVDGREIIDHVRDRLAHFKAPDTVDIVVELPKTSTGKIQKYVLREKEWAGYERRVN; from the coding sequence ATGATTCCGGTCTACCGAACGGAGCTGACACCGCTCTCCTTCCTGGAGCGGTCGGCGATCGTCTGGCCGGATAAGGTCGCCATCGTCCACGGCGACCGAGAGATCAGCTATGCCGAGATGGCTGAGCACACCACCAAACTGGCCCAGGCACTGCGGGCGTCGGACATCGAGCCCGGAGACAGGGTGGCGTTCCTCTGCCCGAACATCCCGGAGATGCTCATCGCCCATTTCGCCGTACCCCTCATCCAAGCGGTCCTGGTGGCGATCAACACCCGGCTGTCACCGGTCGAGATACGCGACATCCTCGATCACTCGGGCGCCAAGGTGCTCATAGGGGACACGGCTCTGCTCGCCGACCTGGCCCCCGTCGTAGACGATCTCGCAACGGTCTCCGAGATCTTCTCCATCGATGAAACCTGCACGGACGTGAGCTATGAGACAACGTCCTACGGCGACCTCCTGGATCGCGGCACGAACGACCCCCTGCCGTGGACCGTCGACGACGAGGAGCGGACGATCTCCATCAACTACACGTCGGGCACGACCGGACAGCCCAAAGGCGTGATGTACACCCACCGCGGCGCCTACCTCAACGCGCTCGGAGAGATCATCCATTCCAACCACTCGCCGGAATCCGTGTACTTGTGGACGCTGCCGATGTTCCACTGCAACGGCTGGTGCACGACCTGGGGTGTCACGGCCATCGGCGGTACCCACGTCTGCCTTCGTCAGGTCGAGCCGGCACAGATCTGGTCCCTCATCGACACTCGAAAAGTAACCCACTTCAACGCGGCACCGACCGTGCTCATCGGCCTCGCGAACGCTCCCGAGGCCCACCCGTTTCCCCAGCCGGTGACGATCACGACGGCGGGGGCCCCACCGAGTCCGACGATCATCGAGGCGATGGAGGGCCTGGGCGCCAAGATCGTGCATGTTTACGGTCTCACCGAGACCTATGGTCCGCATACGGTCTGTGAACTACAGCCCGGATTCGCCGATCTCGACATCGCCGAAAGGTCCAGGTTCCTGGCTCGCCAGGGTGTTTCGTACATCATCGCCGACCCGACGCGCGTGGTCGACGACGACATGAACGACGTCAGCAAGGACGCAGCCACCCTCGGCGAGGTGGTGATGCGCGGCAACAACGTGATGAAGGGCTACTTCGACGCCTCTGAGGCCACCGAGGAGGCGTTCCGCGGCGGTGAGTTCCACTCCGGAGATGTGGCCGTGTGGTACCCGGACAACTACATCGACCTGAGGGACCGATCCAAGGACATTGTCATCTCAGGCGGCGAGAACATCTCCACGATCGAGGTCGAACGTGCGATTGCGTCGCACCCGGCCGTGTTGGAATGCGCGGTGGTGGCGGTGCCGCACGACAAGTGGGGTGAGCGGCCCAAGGGCTTCGTGGTCCTCAAAGATGGCCGGCAGGTCGACGGCCGGGAGATCATCGACCACGTCAGGGATCGCCTGGCCCATTTCAAGGCACCCGACACGGTGGACATCGTGGTCGAGTTGCCGAAGACCTCGACGGGCAAGATCCAAAAGTACGTGCTGCGCGAGAAGGAATGGGCCGGCTACGAGCGGCGGGTCAACTGA